The genomic region CTGTTATGGAaacagtgttctagcagcattctctcctgatgtttcgcctgcatctgtgactggcatcttcagaggatctgatgatgccagccacagatgcaggcaaaacgtcaggagagactgctgctagaacacggccatacagcccggaaaccacacagcacccaagtgattccagccatgaaagccttcgacaatacattatttcagCATTGTTTTTCGAATGCCTGCAGGCCAGCCAGCTGCCTCCAGAAAGCTCACAGTCAGTGCATGATTTCTCTGGCTTGTCCACAGTTTGACATTCAGAGGTAATCAGCTGGTGAACATGAGGGTTCCAGTTTACCCATCCAGGCTTTAAAAATGTCGATCTATTTCTGAAACACATTGTGATCGTATTTACATGAGAAGCCAGAATTGCCTCAGGCCTTTTGGCCTTCATGGGGGGGATTGTTTTGAACACAGGTCCAAATTCTCACTTATCAAGTAATCACTATGCTCAGTTGGGAATGACTTAGCAACTCCACCTAAAATTTGAGCAATGAAAGAGCATGACTTATCCCCAAAATTCCCtccaaaatgctgctttcatGGGACAGAACTCTTCCCATAGTTTAGGATAGGAGTTAGACGTCTGCTATGTGAGGGTTAGTGGGTGAAAATCCCCCCATTCCTCCTGTAGAATTTGGGTGGGCTCTAAAGGTCAATATTTATCAGTCCCCTCcttccccagttttttttaaaaaccagggtACATTCTCTTCATTGACTCCACAAAGGTTACTAACTGGTAAATTAAGCTTTGATGAACAATTGTATGGATATCAATGTCCACAACACAAGAAGGTTGCCAGAACATGTGGAGCAATTAAACATAACAGAGCCCGACTCACATATAATTGGAGAAGATCTTGTACAAGGGAGGAAATTTTATTTTCACTGTACATCATTACCAgccggggggaaggagggggcttaCAGAGTAGCTTTAGGCCATTTTGTTAAGGTCCCTGCCCTGAGGAGTTTACAATCTGTCTGTCTATTGCAttttaccctgcccttccttCAAGCAGCTCAGGATACTGTCCCTACTCCATTTTCCCTCAGAACAactatgtgaggtaggttaggccgaggTCAGCTAACACAGGGTGAGAACAGGGGTTTGATCCTGGTCTCCCTCACCACACAGCTGTCTAATTTTGATGCTAGAGGTAGTAGCAACAGGGAATCATAAAAAAACAGAGTTACGTATATATTGGCTTTGGTTCAACTGGGGCAAGAAGGTGAAGCCAAAGTCCCTGTGGGAAAAAGATCTGGAGGGAAAGAGTATAGGTCTTGTGGGAGGCATGGCCTCCATCTTGAACACCTCCATCTCAGTAGCCAAAATAAAGTTACTAGAATGACTCCTGTGCTGTGccatgatgcaggcgaaacgtcaggagaaaatactactggaacacagcaatacaacctggaaaacccacaacattctagtgattctggccatgaaagccttcgacaatacaaaataaagTTACTACAATCTTGCTGGAACCCACTCTGCTGGCTGCCATTTCTTCTTGCCTGGGTCATCCCCTTCTTCCAAAGCAAAGCCCAGGAGCTCTGTCTTCTGTTTCAGAGTTCAAGGAAATGTCTGGAATCACAGAAGTATTTTTTTTGCCCCAGCGCCCCCCACTTCACACTCTTCTCAGTCTCCATCCATCCCATGAACTCCTCAGACGGTCTTACAGAAGCACCTCCTCCAAGTCGCTTTCGAAAGAGGACAGCCCTGAAAACACAGAACAGAAGGGCAACCAAGCTAAATCTTTGGCAGCcggttctggcaaagaaaaaacgTTTATTGGACCAACAAAAAATCTTATACCTGTTAAATAACGATGTTGATAATATAACCGAGACAACAGCCAAATTTCTACATCTCACTATTGAGATGCGTCTACAAATGTAGAGTTAAGATTTCTGTAGTACTGTAACCGATTCTCAAGATCTGTTATGTTATATGTGGAtatataaagtgaaatgaaaatgaaatgaaatgaaatgtcccCTTTATtggcaataaaacatttattgccgtatcagcataaaagacagacaatatatatatatagtctgtCTTTTATGCTAATACGGcaataaatgttttattgccaATAAAggggacattttatttcatttcattttcatttcactttatatttataccccgccctatccccgaagggctcagggcggctaacaacataataaacaaatacatcaTACCATACATCATATTATTACCAATAAAGGGGACATTACGGAGAAGCAACAAACCAGAATATCTTTTCGAGCTGTTGCAAAGAATTCTGGGATGGTTTCAACAATATGCTCCCAGGCCAGGCCTGTTATTAGGCCCAGGGTTGCTGAGGCCTGCAGTtctgcagtgagcagcagtggcgtaggaggttaagagcttgtgtatctaatctggaggaaccgggtttgattccccgctctgccacctgagctgtggaggcttatctggggaattcagattagcctgtgcactcccacacacgccagctgggtgaccttgggctagtcacagcttctcggagctctctcagccccacctacctcacagggtgtttgttgtgagggggggagggcaaggagcttgtaagcccctttgagtctcctgcaggagagaaaggggggatataaatccaaactcttcttcttcttcttcttctctcagagTACCAATTATCTCCAGACTCAAAAATCTGTTCCATTAGAGCAATTGATAGTTTCTAAGGGTAAACGTTATGAAATCACATCCCCGTTGAGCACCCTCaacaagctccacctccaaatctccaggaatttctcaacctgggagtgACATCCCTATTTAGACCCTATCCAAACTGACAATACATCTCAAACTCCCATATAATTGCATTTTGTGGCAGGGAAGTCATCTCTCAGGAAAGCTTCTCCACCATCACTCCTCATAGGAAATCCCTACTGAGTTTCCAAAGAGCCCCACTACCTGCTCTGTTTGTTTAGTTCATATTTTAGAATTTCATTTCTTGCCTCTTCCCCTACCTACCTACAGGctctagtagggttgccaacctccaggtgatgactgGTGATCTGGCATTGCAAATTATCTTCAGGTGACGGAGACCgattcacctggggaaaatggctgctttggaaggcagactttgGCACCCTACTCCTTTGAATCCCTCCCATCCTCAAACCTCACCGTCTTCAGGCTCTGCCCCAAAATCTTCAAATATTTcccacccagagctgacaaccatAGGCTCAAAGCAGATTCCAATCTGTTTCGATAAAAACAacattaataaaatgaaatatgggttggatcctgcagatCTGCTCCTCTAATGGCTGTGCCTTCTGTCAGTGTGATGAGCCTTCCCCTGTTGAAAGGGAGTGTTCCATCAGAGGAAGGCTCCTGACATCAGAGGAAGGCACCACCATTAGCAAAATAGACCTGTGGGGTCCAATCCGTTGTCACCCATGGAAACCACCCACCCACTGATATCAGTCAAAAAGATGGTCCACCTTCAAAAGCCCTTGCATAAACAGCACCCTTGTGTTCCTTTCCAAACATGTGGTAACCCTTCTCTAACAGCCCCTTCCgcctagagcagacctgggcattatacggcccgggggccacatccggcccgccggatgaccctgactggcccttatgacagacttggcactggcctaagaggacctgtttagaaccgcgctgctcacgttaaccctcccccttcccccctcacgcaGTGGATTCTGGGgcgatcccctcctttgaaagccccgcagaagccggttgccttggctgcctgcttctgcggggctttcaaaagcacctcgtccccctgccttgctggggagcgaggtgcctttgaaagccccgcagaagccggttgccttcggggctttcaaaagcgccagtcgatgaaaaaagtaggtcaagggacttaagtttccccacttgcttgattgtcacagtggacaactatgcaggtaggttaagcctgtgattctttgtgccaaatagtgttgtatgcagaactgttgccactgattccaagtcgATCTGTCCACCtatctgtcacttatcagcccctatgatgcagaattgagttcagccttttggcccggccctccacaatattttctgtttcttatgcggccccatggaaaaaataattgcccacccctggcctagagggaAGAACAGTGAAAAGAGCTTCTGGGAATTATCGGGGTCTTTAACACCAGTTTTGACATCACCTCAGTTAGTTCAGCCAGTAAGGTAGGCAGACGGTAACCTGTCCCTGGAACCCAACTCAAGACCCCTGCAACCAAAACTAGAATTTGCTTCCACTGCATCTGCTTTGGGAATCTGCTGATGTGGAAAgaactaaggcaggggtctgcaacctgcggctctccagaggttcatggactacaaatcccatcagcccctgccagaatggccaagaaCTAAGGGGAAAGAATCACTACTCTCCCACTATCTGTTCTCCACTTTAGATTTGGTAAAGTCCCCTCTCCCCGATTCATGCCAACCGAGGTAGAATATTGGCAGATATTTTCAGGTCACTCTCCCTGATAAATCACTGTCCCTGTTTTTACATTGTGGGGTCACTCTGTCAAAATGCTGCATGTTTTTGCTCTAGTCTCTCTAAAGGTGGACGAATCTCTTTAATGGATGCGCTGTGTTTTGACTCCACATGATTTTTTCAGGCTGTGCACAGACTCTGAAAGCTCCAGATGGCATACAGCTTGACATTTCACACCCTGCTGCAGCTTATATATATTTGGGAACACTGATGATGTGCCACAGGAGAGTGCTGTTTCTCCAGTAAGAATGGCTTTTGCATCAGGGAAGGAGAAGCCAGTGCAGAGTGAGTGAATGCAGCATGCCACTGGGCTGTGGGGGAAGCCATCAGCAATGTAGTAACGTGGAGGAGGCAACTTTGGGCATGAGAATAAAAGGGTAACCCCAGATAACAGTGCTTGAAAACACCAGCCCTTGGGTATAAAGAGAGAGTCCCATCCCCTGTTGGTCCCCCACGCTGCCCTACTCACCAGTCCCTGGCGTCTCCTCACCTTCCGCAAAGAGCTCATCTTGTTCAGGTTCCTCAAGCAAGGAGAGATCCTCTGGGGGCCACCGTAGTTCCCCACTTTCTACATCGCCCACTTCAATGGGTTCCACTATGATGGATGGCAGGCGTGTCTTCCGGCCGGTTGGGCTCTCTAGCTCTGACTCTTCATAGGGATCTTCATAAAGACTCTGGCTGGATCCCCTGCATGTGTCGTCACGCAGTTCCTCATCCAGCAACTCCCTACACCTCGCCTTGTCCAAGGGCCTTCGGCCACACATCTCCTCACACGGTAGCTCACCGGGTTCCCGGCACATCTCATCACACGGCTCTCCAGAAAAGCCTTCACACGGCTCCAAGGGAACAGCCCTGAAGGGATCGGCGCCCAGACCCTGTGGAGGACTTAGGAAAACCTGAGGACAAACCAGAGAGCTTATTCACACATTAGAAGTTGAGAAGTATGCAATGCCGCCAACATGCATTTGTGAACACTTTGTTATGGTGCCCGGCTAATCCCTTTCAGATGGCCAAAAGACCtagagaggccaggtctacctatTACTTTCAATTGTGGGTAGACctgtggaggccaggtctacccagtgcttcttAATGAGAGGTAGACCAGTAGCTGCTATTCTGATATGCACtctgcaaagctacaaagacatccccctcaaaaaaaaaagaaaagaaaagaaaaaaacataagcCCATTGGATTGCCAGGATGAACAAACTTTATTCTTCTACTTGTCACATGGAAATGgccattggatgagctgcaagcagaggagactTCTGGGGACAGTCTTAAAATGGCTGTGGCAGCACGGAGACTTCTGAacctggcagaaaatggcgggcactaTTATAGAACAAGGGAAGTTTCGTCAATAGTAGTTCAAGGCAATATCAATGCTCTCTTATCAAAGTGAAATGTTCAATAGTGCACAGAATCATAGTTTAGACTGCacttaaaaggagcagcagtggcgtaggaggttaagagctcatgtatctaatctggaggaacccggtttgattcccagctctgccgcttgagctgtggaggcttatctggggaattcagatgagcctgtacactcccacacacgccagctgggtgaccttgggctagtcacagcttcttggagctctctcagccccacctacctcacagggtgtttgttgtgaggggggaagggcaaggagcttgtaagcccctttgagtctcctgcaggagagaaaggggggatataaatccaaactcttcttcttcttcttctaaaatgattttttaaaaatgctaaaaaagAATCAGGACTATTTTCAACATCGGAAGGAGGTTCCTGTCACTTCTGCTGCACCACACACGgccgcacttagatcttttggtggaaaagggtatatcTGAAACTGACAAAGTTGCTCCGGTCCACCCAGCCTCCTTGTATCTCAGACTGAACATTAGCTTCAGAGGTTCTAGGTGAAGTTGACAAAGCTGCTCTGATCtcaaaatggagggggagggagaaaagaaatgtTAGCTTAGTATTTACTTGTCCATTCACAGCGCTCTATCAATAATGTaactttgggaaaaaaattaaatacgaggggggaaatggaaggagagtgggaagggaggaagtgaCTGactaagggaaagagaaaatggttgaaAGGGAGGATGGGTTGCCATGAAGGGGAGGGAAtgttctatatgaaattgacaaagctgagccAATCTACCCAACCTCGTTGTATTGCTACTTGAAGATTAAGGTGGGGAGCGctaggtgaaattgacaatgcTGCTTCGATCCAccctgaaaatggaggaggaggggagaagaaaatggctgaaaaggTTAAGCAATTTCATGGGGGTGTGGATAAAGGACAGGGTTTGTTAGGGCAGAGAAATAAACAATGATCATTATGATTGCATACTTAAGGGAAACAAGCTCAGAAACAGATCGGGCAAAACATCACagtaaaacaacagagaaaaagttaACTAGAAATTATTCCAGCACCGAACAGGGGGGAAATGTAGCATTTGATGGAAGGATACATAGTAAACAACTTGGGGGGGAAAGGCCTTTAACCATAATGGTTTTTTTCAATtagtttccaagccagcttcccttgaacatACAAGCATGTTGAaatagtctttatttctccacctcaCCAAACACCTGGGCCTTATCCACTCCCCATGTAGTtgctcaacctccccttcagccattttgtccttcccctcctctcctgttttcaaaaggaaattttgtttcttttcccttttgtcaTATCAAATTAGCAATGCAACATTGAGGCGGACGTGCATGACtggaccagctttgtcaatttcacttagaACTTGCCATGTTAACATtaaggcagagatacaaagaagcagggtcgATTGGAACACCGTTGTCAACTTCATGTCCAACTACTCATATAATCTTAgggcagagagcaattttgaagcaGGGGGGCAAGTGCATCAGTGATAGAATGTGGAGATGCCAGGGCAATGTGTGATTGGGGATTGCTGCAGTAATGATAATGTGTTACTGCATATCAAATTTGTCTGGAAAACGTaggggtttggggtgggagggagagagggagggagggagggaggggtggccatgtgtttctgttccttcagataatggcACCTGCTCTAATGGCACACTGTttagcttccattttgggttggtagttctcaatagtagagaTGGcggctgagacatttttaaaattgctgcttcaaaatgtaactctgGAGTAATGTTAGAGCGTCTGcgaacaaaagaaaaataaagagagagggttgttcttctgtgtcaagggtcccttccgcacatgcagaataatgcacattcaatccactctcaccattgtttgcaagtggattttgctattccactcaggaaaatccagcttcaaagtgcattgaaaatggattgaaagtgcattattctgcatgtgcggaaggggccaaggatgaAACCCCATCACTATCAGgaacattttcagcagcagcgtATGGTATTATTGCAGATGAAGAGACAAGTGGAAAACCCCCAAAATGATGCGGGTGCAGAGGAGGTGTgcaaaatgatttcacagaaatcATTTCCGAGATGCAAGGTTTGACTGCTAGAAAAATATGTGTTAAGCTGCACACATGGAAAATTCCTTTGGCTTTTGAAGTCTGGAGTATCAGCATTTCTAGCTAAGCTTGGGAAAATAATAATTACAAGAAGCAAAATACTCCTCTCCCTCCCAGGCTGGCTGAATTTGTTTTGCCACTCCCCAAAATGGCTGTACTTCAGAACACAAGGCACATATCTAGGGCCAGCCCTTGCATTCTGTATAAAATGTCcgcccttcttccctcctcctctctcacaaTTCTTCAAAATGAAACCTGACTCCTCTTCGTGAATGGGTAGGGATCAAAATAAAGCAGGCCTAGGTGCCATACAGGGAAAAAGCAATGCCTGTTGCCTTCTCCCACAGCACTGGcttagctttgtcaatttcacatagaacttgccatGTTCAGGCAGAGTCTGCCTCTCCCAATATCCCGGAAGCCAAGCAAAACGGTTCAGTACACCCCTATAAAAACATATTCAGAGGGTGGCACATTCCTGATCTATGGTTTCTAAGGGACAGTCCAATCTCACCTGATTATTTAAAGAAGGTGCTCTGAGGGGGCTGTCACTCCTGGCCGAGATCCACTGCATTTCTTGATCAGAGCTTGTACCCGTTCCATCAGGTATGGCTTGATTACAGCACTCCAGATTCTCTGCTGAAGTCTGGCACGGAGCACAAGCCTCAGTGGGTGTCTCGGGACCCTCACAGCCCCTCATCATTTCTGTCATGATCTCATTTGCAAGGCGAGGCTCTAAACCAAGATTGTGGGTGCTACCTGCCTGGATAGaaggtgaagagaagaagaatgaaTAGGGCTGTCCCCGGCTAACAAAATCTTGGGGATTATAATCTattatatttgcatatatttgcatGTGAGAGAAAAATGATAGATGTATTTGTTTTACAATAATAGTGTTTTCATGAAACCATTTAATCATAGTTCTATGCTTGACTTGTTGACATACCCATGTTTAATTGCAACCCGCTTTGCAGAGGCTTTCCTCCAGTGTAAAAGAGAAGGGGGAATGCCTCTTCTGAGATAAAAGTCACACGCATCCCAGAAGGCATCAAAAGAGGGTTCAGCACTGAAACTCCATTGGtcaccctgatggatgacctcGTCAGGAAGAGAGACAGGAGCCACGAGTCCCTGCTGGTTCTCTTTGACCTCTTGGTGGTCTTTGATACCATCAACTATGGCATCTTGCTGGAGTGTCTGCATGGGATGGGAGTGGGAGCCACTGTTTTACAGTGGTTCTCCTCCTACCTCAGTGGGCAATTCCAGAGGGTAATCGTGGTGGATGCAAGGTTAGAGTCCTGGGAGTTCTCTTGTGGAGTTCCCCAGGGCTCAGTGCTGTTGCCTGCGCTATTCCACgtctatatgaagccactggcGGAGGTCATCAGAAGGTTCAGTGTGGCTTGCCATCAATATGCCAGTGTCATCCAGATGTTACTCCCAATTCCATCTTCAGTAGGTGAGGCAGTGCAGGTGCTGGACCACTGCCGGGAGGCGATCATGGACTGGATGGGGGTCAGTTGATTGAAgctgaatcctgacaagatggaagtGTTTGTGTCAAGTTCTAAGGTCCAGTTCATAGAGGGTCACTTTTGCCTGGACAGGGcaattttgctccaaaagatcaGGTAGAGAGATTTGGGGGTCCTCCTGGATATGCAGCTGTGTATGATGGCAACTGTGGGTAGAGAGGCCTACCAATGTCTCCAGCTGATTCGCCAGCTCCACTCATTTCTGGACCAAAACAACCTGACCACAGTTGTCCAAGCGCTGGTAACCTCCAAGTTTGACTACTGCGATGCACTTTACCCTTAAAGATAGCCCGGAAGTTGGAGCTGGTACAGGATGCTGCAGCTCGGCTGCTGACTTACACCCCAGGCTGTGGTCATACAATGCTGGTACTGAAGGATCTgcaatgtgttcctgcattgcagggggttggacttgatggcccttgtggtctcctccaactatgattctatgacttccaGTTCACaactgggctcaatttaaggtgtTGATTTTGAcctacaaagccctaaatggcctgaGACCAGACTATTTGCAGGAGCACCTTCTACCACATAGCCTGGTCCAGGTGCTGAGGTCATGAGGGGGGAGCCCTGCTGGCAGTTCCTTCCCCCTTTGAGGTGAGGGGTTAGGGGCTGTGCAGGGGAATTCCTCTGCAATAGCCCCCACTTTAGAGTGCCCCCACATTCGAGATCCAACATTATACACCTTTCAGTCCTGGCTCATACCATCATTTTTGTATGGACACTTGACTGATGTAATCTACTGTTAAATCACTGGCTTGCCTGGAACTTGCCCTGCACTTGCAtcggggggttgggggttgggaagGGGTGAATTTTGGGATAATGGGTAATTgcttttaggtatgtttttaggagttttaaaaatctggtatattatgtttttattgcaaTATTGGGGTGTAGTTGAAAAGCGGAATAGaaatttacaaaataaataaatccccttcTGTGTGAAAGATTatatttcaccatcttctccacacagtgaccccatcatatccttttcttccttttgctgcggacataaccaaaaaagccccttttgttgtttttaacatctctcacaagtctgagctcattgtgagctttagcttttctgactttctccctacatgtcttggctatttgtttgaattcctcttttgtatttcccccccttttccatttcttgtacatgtcccttttatatcttagctcactcgagagttctttagacatccatcctagtTTCTTTAGAcacttcccatttttcctccttactggatctgtttgaaattgtgccttcaagatctcacttttaagaaactcccatccactttgtactcccttctctcttaatattcttaaccatgggatcactcccagtagtttcttaagtttactgaaatcagctttctcaAAGTTTAGAACGTGTGTCCGACTAGatttggcatcccctttccattgtataacaaactccaggagaacatggtcactcccgcCTAAGAACTCTACCACTCCATTAATCAGGTTAttattgttggttaggagcagatgtaAAATAGTCTTGATGTCTCAgtcaccttctggaccatgaaattgtctggaaggcaagtgaggaaattgttggacctagtttgattcccagcagagtttgattcccagcaaatatctggataattgaaatctcccattactactatttctcttctttgtgaaagtttcgtcatctgctccaggaaggcatcctCCAACTCTTCAGTTGGGCTTggggggtctataatagacccccacaatgagatcaatgttgtttttctcccccttaattttgacccagatgctctcaacctggttcccaggatttaaatcatcaacatcatcatcaacctttattggcattgacagATTTAAATCATGGggctgctcacaggtgtaatcatccctgacatatagtgctacttcTCCGCCTTTCCAagttgatctgtttctctggaataggttgtacccctcaattattacaatccagtcatgagattcatcccaccaggtttgtgtgatgcctattatatcatattcaTTATGCTGTGCtaaagagttccagttcatcctgtttattacccacACTTTGTGCATTACTTTAGAaacatctaaggctttggttcatgctCAGTgagtgcttatttaaggttttattccCCTTAAGTATTCGCTCTATAACATTCAGCCTATTATCTatagtactaggtgaactccttcccacttgaatattgtctccctctaccacttcactcagtttaaagccctcctgataaggtttgtcaatctcctagcaaaaatgctcttctcTATAGCCGTGAGGTGTAATCCATCCCTTGctagtagtccctcttcatgaaactgcaaaCCATGGCCCAAGAAGCCAAAACTTTCCTGGCACCACCACCTGTGAAGCCGGTttttcacctccactattctttcctgcctgggcccatgtccttcaactggaagtagagatgaaatgacaaccaattccttcagcttccttccaagAACCTCAAAATCCTTcctgatgtcctgaaagctacaTCTAGCAATGTCTCTCCTTGAGAGTTGAAATTACCTTTTCAGAGAGTTGAAACAATGCCTTTACAATGCCTCTTCTTGAATTATAATTGCCACCTGGTTTTTATAATCAATtgtattaactttttttttaatacgACCCCCAGTTTAGTTGATCGTTTAAGGTTAAAATTCAATATTTACTGACTTGAAAGGAAACTCCACTGAACTTCCTTTTGAATAAATAGGCATAGGATTTGGCAGCTCACACTGAATCTGTAGTACCAACAAGTTAGTCGAGATGAACATCTGAGGTTTAACTGAAATTAATAAAACAATTCAGTCTCAGACTGTTTATTGCTTTTAACTATGGGAGAAGTCAGTGGCATATGGgcaaaaaatggtgcctggggcaagacactccccccaacctcccccctgCTCAGCCCCACTTAAGGCCTCCCGGCCTGTGGGGGCCATCCAGAGGTgtacctggggtaaatggcgcccggagacaaattgtctccagaacgctggggggtgggacttggggagcaggaaggggtgggacttcctgctctccaagccccacccccggcctcagtgcttataaaataagatctccgaggccaggactgcagtctcttctggcctgcccagaggggaggtcagaagagactgcaggctgccactgggagcccagccggcagggggggaaggaagggaggggagagggcagggttgagggcgcttggaagcagcaggaagttctgctgtctcgtcgtttttgcatgcctcacatggggttgaggcacgcgaaaatgaCGTGGGACAGCATGCAGGACTCTCCCTGGTCACGGGGCATGGATTCTTGCTTCCCCATGTGATTCTCCTCTAgggaagagtggcgcccggggacaaggggtacccttccATGGATGGGCAGGCAGGGTGGCGGCTGGGTCCTGCTGCGGCTGCCGGCTTctccgggccccctccctccaggTGCTGCAGAGGGGCGGCAAGGGCTACAGCAGCTGGGAAAGGCAGGAGGTCTGCAGCTGCGGCAAACAACTCAGCAGGTGAGCGGCATTCTGGCCTCCCTGTGAAGGGGGGAAACGCCAGGCAGGGGCACCTCTAcacgggaggggtgggggtgattttgcgccccccaacATCTGGCACCCAGggatatgtgaccccacatgtccctctggcagatacacccctgggaGGAGTTCCTTCCAATCTCAAACAACCATCTAATGCTAGGgatatttatttttcctccatgCAGCAATAAGGATTTTCCCCACAATTAAGAGAGAAGCTCATCTGAGGGATTAGACTGGGATAAAAATACTCAG from Sphaerodactylus townsendi isolate TG3544 linkage group LG01, MPM_Stown_v2.3, whole genome shotgun sequence harbors:
- the LOC125441752 gene encoding uncharacterized protein LOC125441752 isoform X2, with product MTEMMRGCEGPETPTEACAPCQTSAENLECCNQAIPDGTGTSSDQEMQWISARSDSPLRAPSLNNQVFLSPPQGLGADPFRAVPLEPCEGFSGEPCDEMCREPGELPCEEMCGRRPLDKARCRELLDEELRDDTCRGSSQSLYEDPYEESELESPTGRKTRLPSIIVEPIEVGDVESGELRWPPEDLSLLEEPEQDELFAEGLSSFESDLEEVLL
- the LOC125441752 gene encoding uncharacterized protein LOC125441752 isoform X1 — encoded protein: MTEMMRGCEGPETPTEACAPCQTSAENLECCNQAIPDGTGTSSDQEMQWISARSDSPLRAPSLNNQVFLSPPQGLGADPFRAVPLEPCEGFSGEPCDEMCREPGELPCEEMCGRRPLDKARCRELLDEELRDDTCRGSSQSLYEDPYEESELESPTGRKTRLPSIIVEPIEVGDVESGELRWPPEDLSLLEEPEQDELFAEGEETPGTGLSSFESDLEEVLL